One genomic region from Rothia dentocariosa ATCC 17931 encodes:
- the pelF gene encoding GT4 family glycosyltransferase PelF, protein MRNHYAPLQLPAPGPRTPDPDYPEVDVALVMESTYPYLKGGVSAVVHDIIVENPSISFGIIHISWDSKQELKDLYGMPENVKWVKVIYLSLEEHKEEFAQECNPKNLKMNRRQRKKLVARLMSAFDALIHGDVNPLWSFYDEGINPRTRTYSLFALTGTREFMEAVGNWGFLAQIPFGELFWEIRNFVSIVYALLHERLPYARVYHAHTTGYASLLGAAGARDYGTSFLLTEHNLYVRDTINTKLERNMAKPVTTDYAFLKEPRDKPELGPVTLEETAWCVWFLEMGRFCYPSADMVTYLYPKAIEEARGIGAPIDQYNEGEEDRAVVLPNGMLIESVYPAYVGRQTARARILAEGRGHMWRFVFIARVVPIKGLTDLVKSLALLRDAGLDNFHLDVLGPKNHMPEYYELCVRTIEELNMGDFITFHGTVKVREMLDRFDVLLMPSYNEGQPIVALEAMAASIPLVSTDVGGMSQLIDDVLVTSDGSEIGNCGILTIPGDVEGFTQALRTMMEEPSIYERYCVNAYNRVVKFFQLRLVMDRYDQIYRKLGKIPQRVTEQIEE, encoded by the coding sequence ATGCGTAACCACTATGCCCCGCTGCAATTGCCCGCGCCGGGACCCCGAACACCCGACCCTGATTATCCTGAGGTCGATGTTGCGCTGGTGATGGAATCGACCTACCCCTACCTTAAGGGCGGGGTTTCCGCAGTGGTTCACGATATTATCGTGGAAAACCCGAGCATCAGCTTCGGAATTATTCATATTTCCTGGGATAGTAAACAGGAACTTAAAGACCTGTACGGTATGCCCGAAAACGTCAAATGGGTGAAGGTGATCTACCTGAGCCTAGAGGAGCATAAGGAAGAATTCGCCCAAGAATGTAATCCGAAAAACCTCAAGATGAATCGTCGCCAACGCAAGAAACTGGTGGCGAGACTTATGAGCGCTTTCGATGCTCTTATTCACGGCGATGTAAACCCGCTCTGGTCGTTCTACGATGAAGGAATTAACCCCCGCACCCGCACCTACTCACTCTTCGCTCTCACCGGCACCCGCGAGTTTATGGAGGCAGTCGGTAACTGGGGCTTCCTCGCGCAGATTCCGTTCGGCGAACTCTTCTGGGAGATCCGTAACTTCGTCTCTATCGTGTACGCCCTGCTGCATGAGCGCCTGCCCTATGCCCGCGTGTACCACGCCCATACCACCGGCTACGCCTCACTTTTGGGCGCTGCGGGTGCGCGCGATTACGGCACCAGCTTCCTGTTGACCGAACACAACCTGTATGTGCGCGATACTATCAATACCAAGCTGGAACGCAATATGGCCAAGCCCGTCACCACGGATTACGCCTTCCTGAAGGAGCCGCGCGATAAACCCGAGCTGGGTCCCGTCACGCTCGAAGAGACTGCGTGGTGCGTCTGGTTCCTGGAAATGGGACGTTTCTGCTACCCCAGCGCCGATATGGTGACCTATCTGTACCCCAAGGCGATTGAAGAGGCACGCGGTATTGGTGCGCCCATCGACCAGTACAACGAGGGTGAAGAAGACCGCGCGGTCGTGCTGCCGAACGGTATGCTTATCGAGAGCGTGTACCCGGCGTATGTGGGGCGCCAGACTGCTCGGGCGCGCATCCTGGCGGAGGGGCGCGGTCACATGTGGCGTTTCGTGTTTATTGCGCGTGTGGTGCCCATTAAGGGGCTCACAGACCTTGTGAAGTCGCTTGCGCTGCTGCGTGATGCCGGGCTCGACAACTTCCACCTGGATGTGCTCGGGCCGAAGAACCACATGCCCGAATACTATGAGCTGTGCGTGCGCACGATCGAAGAGCTCAATATGGGCGACTTCATTACCTTCCACGGCACCGTGAAGGTGCGCGAAATGCTGGACCGCTTCGATGTTCTGCTCATGCCCAGCTACAACGAAGGTCAGCCCATTGTGGCGCTGGAAGCGATGGCAGCATCCATTCCGCTGGTGAGTACCGACGTGGGCGGTATGTCGCAGCTGATCGATGATGTGCTGGTCACCTCGGATGGCAGTGAAATAGGTAACTGCGGTATTCTAACCATTCCGGGCGATGTTGAAGGCTTCACGCAGGCGCTTCGCACCATGATGGAGGAACCCAGCATCTATGAGCGGTACTGTGTTAACGCTTACAACCGAGTTGTAAAGTTCTTCCAACTTCGCCTGGTTATGGACCGTTATGACCAGATATACCGTAAGCTAGGTAAAATACCTCAGCGAGTTACGGAGCAGATTGAAGAATGA